TATCGAGCACATCAACCCGGTCACCCTGCTGTTCCAATCGGGTTATTTGACCATAGCCTCCACCCAGACCCGGCGCTCGCGCCTGGTGTTTCGTTTGGCCATCCCCAACCAAGAGGTCAAGCTTTCCCTGCATCAATATTTTCTCGATGGCTATTTGCAGGTAGAGATGGACCAGCGCAGCCGCTATCAGGATCAGCTGTATGACCAGCTCATCAGTGGTGATCTGCCCCAGCTCATCGCCACCCTCAAGCGCCTGTTCGCCGCCATCCCCTGGCGCAACTTCACCAACAACGCCATGGCGGATTTTGAGGGCTACTACGCCTCGGTACTCTTTGCCTTTTTCGAGAGCCTCAACGCCCAGGTGATCCCGGAGGACATCACCAACCAGGGCCAGGTGGACATGAGCATCGAGCTGGAGGGCTGGATCTATGTGATGGAGATCAAGCTGCTGGACTCCGCCGCTGATTTAGTTGAAGGGAAAAACCCGGCGCTGCAGCAGATCCAGGCCAGGGGCTACAGCGAGAAGTATCGCGGCAAGGCCAGCCAGGGGCTGTTCGAGCTGGGCCTGGTGTTTGGCCGGGAGGAGCGCAATCTGATCCAGGCGGATTGGCTGAAACCTCACTAACGCTCATGGAGCGGACAGGGCCAGGCCGGGATCGGCAACGGGTTGGCGGGTTAGGCCCAGGTCTAGGAGCCTGTCCATTTCCAGCTTTGGAGAAAAAAACAGGGCCTATAGATTTCAGGTTCCACAAGCCTGCGGTTTGCGCCGGGCAGCGTGGCCCTGCCCTGGGCCAGTTATAACGGATAGAATCGGCCTTTCCTTACAACGAGAACCACCGTGGAACTGCATAGCTTCGTCATCTCTGCTGTCTTGCTGCTGAGCGCCGCCTCCCTGGCGGTGGCCCTGTTCAAGCAGCTTGGGCTGGGCTCGGTGCTTGGCCTGCTGGTGGCCGGGGTGATTGTCGGCCCCCACTCGCCTGGCCCGGTGGCCATCGCCAATGTGGAGGCGGTGCGCCACTTCACCGAGTTGGGGGTGGTGCTGCTGCTGTTTCTCATCGGTCTGGAGATGAAACCGCACCGGCTCTGGGCCCTGCGCCGGGAGGTGTTCGGCCTGGGTTCGCTGCAGATCCTGCTCACCGGTCTGGTGATCGCCGTCTATGCCCAGCAGTACTACCCCGCATGGCCCGTGGCCCTGCTCATTGGGGTCACCCTGGCGCTGTCCTCCACCGCCTTTGTCATGCAGATATTGCAGGAGCGTGGCGATATCACCAGCCGCCACGGCAGCAGCGCCTTTGCCGTGTTGCTGATGCAGGACCTGGCGATTGTGCCCCTGCTGGCCATGGTCCCGCTGCTGTCCGACCACAGCGCGCCGGACAGCCTGCCCCTGGGGCAGCAGCTGGCGCTGGTGCTGGGCATGTTGCTGGTGGTCTGGATATTCGGTCGCTATCTGGTGCGCATGGCCCTGGAGCGATTGGCGCGCAGCAACAATCGCGAGGGCTTCAGCCTGGTGGTGTTCCTGGCGGTGTTCCTGGCCGCCGCCGCCATGCACGAGGCCGGTCTGTCCATGGCCCTGGGTGCCTTTCTGATGGGCATGTTGCTCTCGGAAAGCCGCTTCAGTTATCAGATCCAGGCCCTGGTGGAGCCCTACAAGGGCCTGCTGATGAGCCTGTTCTTTGTCGCCGTGGGCATGTCTATCGACCTTGAGGCGGTGGCGAATGCCCCCGGCCGCTTCGCCGAACATGTGCTGGCGCTGATCGCCATCAAGCTGGTGGTGATGTTTCTGCTCGGGCTGGCCTTCGGCCTGGGCCGGGCGGTGGCCACGCGGGTGGCCTTCATGCTGGCGCAAAGCGGCGAGTTTGGCTTTGTCCTGTTTGGCAGCGCCCTGGCCCTGGGGGTGATCTCCGATGAACTCTTCGTGGTGGCGGTGGCGGCCATCTCCGTAAGCATGCTGCTTACCCCCCTGCTGATCCGCATCGGTGATGGCCTGGCCATGCGCATCGATCGGAAATATGTCGCCAACCAAGACAAGGCAGAGCCCTACAGCTTCTCCGAGGGCGATGCGCAGGACCAGCGGCGGGTAATCATCGCCGGTTATGGCCGGGTCGGCCACACCGTGGCCACCATCCTGGAGGACAGCGCCGTGGCCTATGTCTGCTTCGATACCAACCCCAACCACGTCGCCGCCGGCAAGGCCGATAGCCGACCGGTGTACTACGGCGATATCGGCGATTTCGAGCTGCTCTCGGCCCTGCATCTGCAGCACAGCAGCCTGGTGGTGCTGACCATAGACCACAGTCCCACGGCGCTGCGCGCTGTGTCCCACATCCGCAGCATCAACCCGAGCATCCCCATCATCGCCCGAGCCCGCGACCTGCAAACCAGCACCGCCCTGCTCGACGCCGGGGCCACCAAGGCCTACCCGGAGACCCTGGAAAGCAGCCTGCGCCTGAGCGCCGAGGCCCTGCAGATGATCGGCATCTCCAGCGGCTCGGTGGAGACCCTGGTACAGGACGTGCGCGCCAGCGATTACAAGCAGGTGCTCAAGGGTGAAAACGAGCCCCATTGACCCGGCCAGCGGGTTTGCGGGAACATGCCGCATGGGGCAGGGTTTTGCCTGATTTGTAACCAGTTGCACCCGTTGAGGGAACAGGGCTGGGATGAGGGGATCAATAGCCTAAGCCGTTACCTGATTTGAAAAAGACCACAGCCCGGACACAGCCTGCATGACGCTTTTATTCTTTTACTTGTTCCTCGCCCTGTTTGTTTCCTTTCTGTGCTCCATTCTGGAATCTGTACTCCTGTCTTCCACCAGCAGTTATATACAGACACTGGTAAAGGAGAGCAATACACGGGGCTCCTTGCTGGCCAAGGAACTCAAGACCCATATCGATCGGCCTATCTCCGCCATACTGATTCTCAACACCTTCGCCCACACCATGGGAGCGGCCGGCGTGGGCGCCCAGACGCAAATCCTGTTCGGTGATGAGTGGCAGACCCTGATGGCCATCATTCTGACCCTGCTGATCCTCTATTTCACCGAAATCATCCCCAAGACCATAGGCGCGACCTACTGGAAGAGGTTGCTGATCCCGGCAATCTATACCATTCACTATCTGATCAAGCTCACCTATCCGCTGATACTGGTCTCGATCCAGGTCACCCGACTGCTGTCAAAGGGCAAGCCCCGGCCCAATCACTCACGCAATGAGATCCTCGCCATGGTGGAGATGAGCGAGCGCGAGGGCTCCATCCTCAGTCAGGAAGGGGCCTTGATCGAAAACCTGCTCCGCCTGAAGGAGCACAAGGCCAGGGACATCATGACCCCGCGTAGCGTCATGTTTGCCCTGAGCCAGGATGTCACCGTGGCCGAGGCCCTGGTGCAGGATGGAACCTACATCCACTCCCGCATCCCGGTGTACAAGGAGACCCAGGACAGCATCATCGGCCTGGTATTCAACCAACGCATCCTTCAAAAAAGCATAGAAGATCAGCAGCACAGACGCATGGAAGAGATCGCTGTACCCGTCTTTCATGTATCGGAAAACCTACCGGTGAACACCTTGCTCGATCTCTTCGTCAAGCGCCGCGAGCACCAATTCATTGTGCACGACAGCTACGGTCAAACGGTAGGCCTGGTGACTATGGAAGACGCCATCGAAACCCTTTTGGGCGTGGAGATCATCGATGAGATGGATCAGGTAGTGGACATGCAATCCCTGGCCAGGGAGCGCAGCCGTATCTTTCAAGAGCGCATTCGGCGTGATTTGCACAACGCCCGCGAGGCCAAGGCCGCCCAGACCGAGCAGGACGCCGCCCCGGCAGACGACCTGGCGACCACAGCCAAGCCGAACCATCACAGCGCAAGCTGAGCCACCCCGGCTGCATTCTCAGGCAGCGCCTGAGTACAATACATTGCCCTGGGCAATATCCTCGGCTCCAATCTGTTCAACACCCTGGCGGTGATGGGCATTGCCGGGGTGATCGGCCCGATGGCGGCGGGGCCGGGTCTGATCAATCGGGACGTGACACGAGGCCAACTCAGCGCCTCAAAATCGTGAAAATTTGTTCTCGCTCTTCCACCTTGCTCGCTACGGGCACCTAAACCCGACAGGCTCCTAGGCTATACTTGCAGGGTTGCGCATAATCTGTCCCCAACTGGTCGCTGGCGGCTGGCGGCTTTAACCATCCCAACCCATGAGGGCACTTAACGTGGAATTCTTTTCCGATATCAAACTGGCGCAGGTGGTTTCCACCCTGTTTTATTCCCTGCTGGGGCTGGTGCTGTTTCTGTTCAGCTACTGGGTGCTGGAGAAGCTGACCAAGTTCTCTATCCGCGATGAGATCGTTGAAGATCACAATACCAGCCTGGGGGTGATCATCGCCGGCTATTTCATCGGTATCGCCATTATCCTCGCCGCCGTGATCGGGTGACCGACGCCCGCCTGCGTCTGCAGCACCTGACCCTGCTGTTCGCCACCTTCGTGGTGGCGATCTGTGGTCTGGTCTATGAGCTGCTGATCGGCACCCTGTCGAGCTATCTGATGGGGGACTCGGTGTTCGAGTTCTCCCTGGTCATCGGCCTGTTCATGACCGCCATGGGGCTGGGCTCCTGGCTGTCGCGCCATGCCCAGCTGGAACTGGCGCGCTGGTTTGTCGCCATCCAGTTCGGCATCGGCCTGCTCGGCGGGCTGGCACCGCTGATCCTGTTCTTCGCCTTTGCCCAGCTGGACAACTACCGCTCCTTCCTGCTGCTAATCGTGATTGCCCTTGGCACCCTCACCGGGATGGAGATCCCCCTGGTGATCCGCCTGCTGGAGCACATGCGCGAGCTGCGCGTGAACCTCTCCAATGTGCTCAGCCTGGACTATGTCGGTGCCCTGGTGGCCTCGCTGCTGTTTCCCCTGGTGCTGGCACCCCAGCTGGGTCTGCTGCGCACCGGCCTGCTGTTTGGCCTGCTCAACCTGTGGGTGGCGCTGCTGGCGGCCTGGGTGTTTCGCGATCAGCTGGCCCGCTGGGGGCGCTGGCTTATGGCCCTGCTGCTGGCCATGGCCCTGCTGCTGGCGCTGTTCGTGCTGGCCGAGCGGCTGACCCAGAGCATGGAGACGCGGCTGTACGACGACGAGATCGTCTATGCCGAGACCTCGCCCTACCAGCGTCTACTGCTGACCCGGGATGGGGCGCGCATCCGCTTCTTTCTCAACGGGGCCTTGCAGTTTGACTCCCTGGATGAGTACCGCTACCACGAATCCCTGGTGCATCCGGCCCTGGCCCTGGCCGAGGGGCGCGAGCGCCTGCTGATCCTCGGTGGCGGTGATGGCCTGGCCCTGCGCGAGGTGCTGCGTTGGGGCGACATCGGCCAGGTCGATCTGGTGGATTTGGACCCGGCGGTGACCGGCCTGTTCCGCCGCAACCCCCTGCTGCGCCAGCTCAATGGCGACAGCCTGAGCGACCCCCGTGTGCAGGTACGCAATGCCGATGCCTGGAAGTTCCTGGAACAGGCCGATACCCTGTATGACGTCATCCTGATCGATCTGCCCGACCCGCGCAGCCTCGGCCTCAGCCGCCTCTACAGCGAGAGCTTCTACAAGCTCGCCGCCAAGCGCCTGGCCCGGGGCGGGGTGCTGGTGACCCAGGCCACCTCGCCACTCTATGCCCGCCAGGCCTTCTGGAGCATAGTCGCCAGCCTGGAGCAGGGTGCCGGGCTGGAGGCGCTGCCCTACCACGCCTATGTGCCCTCCTTTGGCGAATGGGGCTTTGTTCTGGCCAGCGCCAAGCGCCTGGATCGGAACAACCCGCTGCACGGGGCCGGTCTGCCGCCGGGGCTTAGGTTTCTGCGCCAGGACCTGCTGGGCCCCATGACCCGCTTCCCGCCCGACATGGCCCGACTTGAGGTGGAGACCAATCGCCTGAGCAGCCACGTTCTCAGCCGTTACTACGAGGAGGGCTGGGCCAATTGGTTTCGTTGAGCCGGTGAGCACCACCCCCATTGAATTTTTCTTTTTGAAGCAAGCTGTTTAACCCTTTATTTGAATCGTCTCTCAAGTTTATTGTGGTGCCTGCCGCTAACCCCTGTGAGCCTGATGGG
This is a stretch of genomic DNA from gamma proteobacterium SS-5. It encodes these proteins:
- a CDS encoding cation:proton antiporter, coding for MELHSFVISAVLLLSAASLAVALFKQLGLGSVLGLLVAGVIVGPHSPGPVAIANVEAVRHFTELGVVLLLFLIGLEMKPHRLWALRREVFGLGSLQILLTGLVIAVYAQQYYPAWPVALLIGVTLALSSTAFVMQILQERGDITSRHGSSAFAVLLMQDLAIVPLLAMVPLLSDHSAPDSLPLGQQLALVLGMLLVVWIFGRYLVRMALERLARSNNREGFSLVVFLAVFLAAAAMHEAGLSMALGAFLMGMLLSESRFSYQIQALVEPYKGLLMSLFFVAVGMSIDLEAVANAPGRFAEHVLALIAIKLVVMFLLGLAFGLGRAVATRVAFMLAQSGEFGFVLFGSALALGVISDELFVVAVAAISVSMLLTPLLIRIGDGLAMRIDRKYVANQDKAEPYSFSEGDAQDQRRVIIAGYGRVGHTVATILEDSAVAYVCFDTNPNHVAAGKADSRPVYYGDIGDFELLSALHLQHSSLVVLTIDHSPTALRAVSHIRSINPSIPIIARARDLQTSTALLDAGATKAYPETLESSLRLSAEALQMIGISSGSVETLVQDVRASDYKQVLKGENEPH
- a CDS encoding HlyC/CorC family transporter; amino-acid sequence: MTLLFFYLFLALFVSFLCSILESVLLSSTSSYIQTLVKESNTRGSLLAKELKTHIDRPISAILILNTFAHTMGAAGVGAQTQILFGDEWQTLMAIILTLLILYFTEIIPKTIGATYWKRLLIPAIYTIHYLIKLTYPLILVSIQVTRLLSKGKPRPNHSRNEILAMVEMSEREGSILSQEGALIENLLRLKEHKARDIMTPRSVMFALSQDVTVAEALVQDGTYIHSRIPVYKETQDSIIGLVFNQRILQKSIEDQQHRRMEEIAVPVFHVSENLPVNTLLDLFVKRREHQFIVHDSYGQTVGLVTMEDAIETLLGVEIIDEMDQVVDMQSLARERSRIFQERIRRDLHNAREAKAAQTEQDAAPADDLATTAKPNHHSAS
- a CDS encoding DUF350 domain-containing protein; the protein is MRALNVEFFSDIKLAQVVSTLFYSLLGLVLFLFSYWVLEKLTKFSIRDEIVEDHNTSLGVIIAGYFIGIAIILAAVIG
- a CDS encoding polyamine aminopropyltransferase, giving the protein MTDARLRLQHLTLLFATFVVAICGLVYELLIGTLSSYLMGDSVFEFSLVIGLFMTAMGLGSWLSRHAQLELARWFVAIQFGIGLLGGLAPLILFFAFAQLDNYRSFLLLIVIALGTLTGMEIPLVIRLLEHMRELRVNLSNVLSLDYVGALVASLLFPLVLAPQLGLLRTGLLFGLLNLWVALLAAWVFRDQLARWGRWLMALLLAMALLLALFVLAERLTQSMETRLYDDEIVYAETSPYQRLLLTRDGARIRFFLNGALQFDSLDEYRYHESLVHPALALAEGRERLLILGGGDGLALREVLRWGDIGQVDLVDLDPAVTGLFRRNPLLRQLNGDSLSDPRVQVRNADAWKFLEQADTLYDVILIDLPDPRSLGLSRLYSESFYKLAAKRLARGGVLVTQATSPLYARQAFWSIVASLEQGAGLEALPYHAYVPSFGEWGFVLASAKRLDRNNPLHGAGLPPGLRFLRQDLLGPMTRFPPDMARLEVETNRLSSHVLSRYYEEGWANWFR